A portion of the Tindallia magadiensis genome contains these proteins:
- a CDS encoding phosphopentomutase — MIDRVILLVLDSVGIGALPDAKKYGDMGADTLGNIAKETGSIHLPNLQQLGLGNIESVNAVDAITSPSGAFGRAAELSVGKDTTTGHWEIAGLITKEPFRTFPNGFPAEIMESFEKKIGKKTLGNYAASGTVIIEELGEKHIQTGYPIIYTSADSVFQIAAHEEIIPINELYHMCEVAREMMQGDYALARIIARPFEGKPGAFSRTHRRKDYSLSPPHPTILNHCEKAGYPVIGIGKIDDIFNSQGVTHSIHTENNMDGINQTLKAMDNYPNGLIFTNLVDFDMKYGHRRDALGYRLALEEADTRIPEILSKMKTNDVLLITADHGNDPTHPGTDHTREYVPIIIAGDHISAGLNLGTRCSFADIASTISELLNTRDTGNGIGFSKLILKS; from the coding sequence ATGATTGATCGTGTAATATTGTTAGTTTTGGATAGTGTTGGTATTGGAGCGTTACCAGATGCGAAGAAGTACGGTGATATGGGTGCGGATACATTAGGGAATATTGCGAAGGAAACAGGGAGCATTCATTTGCCAAATCTTCAGCAACTAGGTCTTGGTAATATCGAATCGGTTAATGCTGTAGATGCTATAACGAGCCCATCAGGAGCTTTTGGTAGAGCTGCTGAACTATCAGTTGGAAAAGATACAACAACTGGACACTGGGAAATTGCTGGTTTAATTACAAAAGAACCTTTCCGAACTTTTCCTAATGGGTTTCCGGCTGAAATAATGGAATCATTTGAAAAAAAAATCGGCAAAAAAACCCTTGGAAACTATGCAGCTTCAGGAACAGTTATCATCGAAGAGTTGGGAGAAAAGCACATACAAACGGGATATCCAATTATTTATACGTCTGCCGATAGTGTGTTTCAAATCGCTGCTCATGAAGAAATAATTCCTATTAACGAACTATATCACATGTGCGAAGTTGCACGTGAGATGATGCAAGGAGATTACGCATTAGCACGTATTATTGCAAGGCCTTTCGAAGGAAAACCAGGTGCATTTTCTAGAACTCATCGTAGAAAAGACTACTCACTTTCTCCGCCTCACCCAACTATTTTGAATCATTGTGAGAAAGCTGGTTATCCAGTGATAGGCATTGGAAAAATAGATGACATATTTAATAGTCAAGGAGTAACACATTCTATTCATACCGAAAACAACATGGATGGCATAAATCAAACCCTCAAAGCAATGGATAATTACCCAAACGGATTAATATTTACAAATTTGGTGGATTTTGATATGAAATATGGTCATCGAAGAGATGCTCTTGGTTATCGTTTAGCATTAGAGGAAGCAGACACTCGTATACCTGAAATTTTATCAAAAATGAAAACGAATGATGTTTTATTAATAACAGCTGATCACGGCAATGACCCAACTCATCCTGGGACTGATCACACAAGAGAATATGTTCCAATAATAATTGCAGGTGACCATATATCAGCAGGATTAAATTTAGGTACACGTTGTAGCTTTGCTGATATTGCATCTACAATTTCTGAGCTGTTAAATACCAGAGATACTGGTAATGGAATCGGATTTTCAAAGTTGATCTTAAAATCTTAA
- a CDS encoding NUDIX hydrolase — MEEKTLKSHKIYEGKIISLRVDTVELPDQKYSKREVVEHSGASAIIPITTEGNVILVKQYRKPVESYLLEIPAGRLEQDEDPEICAKRELIEETGYSSNCFEKLMTYYTSPGFSNELIHIFLAYDVEEGKSNPDEDEYLEVLSIPFDDLLKKIHKGEIMDSKTIIAVMAARQILHLRNKQINAE; from the coding sequence GTGGAAGAAAAAACTTTAAAGAGTCATAAAATTTATGAAGGTAAAATTATTTCCTTAAGGGTAGATACCGTTGAACTGCCTGATCAAAAATATTCTAAGCGTGAAGTTGTAGAACATTCTGGAGCATCCGCTATTATTCCAATAACTACGGAAGGTAACGTTATTCTTGTTAAACAATATCGTAAACCTGTTGAATCATACTTGCTTGAAATTCCTGCAGGAAGATTAGAACAAGACGAAGATCCAGAAATATGTGCTAAACGAGAATTGATAGAAGAAACAGGTTATTCATCTAATTGTTTTGAAAAATTAATGACTTATTACACTAGCCCTGGATTTTCCAATGAATTAATACATATTTTCTTAGCATATGATGTAGAAGAAGGAAAGTCAAACCCCGATGAGGATGAATATTTAGAAGTTTTATCTATACCTTTTGATGATTTGTTGAAAAAAATACACAAAGGTGAGATTATGGACAGCAAAACGATCATTGCTGTTATGGCTGCTAGGCAAATTTTACATCTTAGAAATAAACAAATAAACGCAGAATAA
- a CDS encoding arginine repressor encodes MKYIRHAKILEIIGQRDIETQEELTRALKEIGLKVTQATVSRDIKELHLIKQMSRSGRYKYAAMGSQESMLTERLVRLFKESIVSIDHAGNIIVIKTIVAAGQAAASAIDAANFEEIVGTIAGDDTIFVLIRKEEEVENVKARFRELTE; translated from the coding sequence ATGAAGTATATACGACATGCAAAAATTTTAGAAATCATCGGACAACGTGATATTGAAACACAAGAAGAGTTAACGCGAGCACTTAAAGAAATTGGACTAAAGGTAACCCAAGCTACGGTTTCCAGAGATATTAAGGAGTTGCATTTAATTAAACAAATGTCTCGATCTGGTAGATATAAATATGCAGCAATGGGAAGTCAGGAATCAATGTTAACAGAAAGGCTGGTCCGACTATTCAAAGAATCTATTGTATCGATTGATCACGCAGGAAACATTATTGTGATTAAAACAATTGTTGCTGCTGGACAAGCGGCAGCGTCAGCCATTGATGCTGCAAACTTTGAGGAAATAGTTGGGACAATAGCTGGCGATGATACCATTTTTGTTTTAATCAGAAAAGAAGAAGAAGTAGAAAATGTAAAAGCGCGTTTTCGTGAACTGACCGAATAA
- a CDS encoding regulatory protein RecX, translating to MSKKESALSKALHYLSWRSRTQFEILTYLKDKGYDKNEIQEALNRLSDYGYANDEKYVNQVSENIKTNPRKGKYSIKSKIQHKGVSDELICRAISNYDDSIDLDKAFLLAKSTFEHSQRLTWKKIIDKIFRQLSSKGFSSEVIQKTIKKIEHDPLIAQLYEARQDIHKEYAFLHAKKVYDQWRKKEKDRHVLRSKIQRSLYQKGYSTDIIYQTTNIVMEDDS from the coding sequence ATGTCCAAAAAGGAATCTGCTCTATCAAAAGCTCTTCATTATCTTTCGTGGCGCTCAAGGACACAATTTGAAATACTAACCTACTTAAAAGATAAGGGTTATGATAAGAATGAAATCCAAGAAGCTCTTAATAGGTTAAGCGACTATGGCTACGCAAACGATGAAAAATACGTAAATCAAGTATCCGAAAACATTAAAACAAATCCTCGAAAAGGAAAATATTCAATAAAATCTAAGATACAACATAAAGGTGTTAGTGATGAGTTGATATGTCGAGCTATCAGTAATTACGATGACTCAATAGATTTAGATAAAGCATTCCTATTGGCTAAAAGCACTTTTGAACATTCACAGCGTTTAACTTGGAAAAAAATCATAGATAAAATTTTTCGTCAGTTGAGTAGCAAAGGGTTCTCCAGCGAAGTTATTCAAAAGACAATAAAAAAAATAGAGCATGATCCATTAATTGCTCAGCTATATGAGGCGAGACAAGATATTCATAAAGAATATGCTTTTCTACATGCTAAAAAAGTATATGATCAATGGCGTAAAAAAGAAAAAGACCGACATGTTTTGCGGTCTAAGATACAGCGATCATTGTACCAAAAAGGATATTCAACAGATATTATTTACCAAACTACTAATATCGTTATGGAAGATGACAGTTAG
- the recN gene encoding DNA repair protein RecN, which translates to MLIELDIKNFALIDHITLSFDKGFTVLTGETGAGKSIIIDAVALCLGGRGDRGLVKFGSDKARIQAVYDVNHCREVLAIMEEYGIEVDEERQLIVTRDLYSNGKSICRINGQNVTQSILKKIMSRLINIYGQHEHQSLLDQSVHCQILDDYGGEKTKSLLNDFKKHFQRIVSLKRELERLGINDQERARQLDFLRTQIREIDEANLMEAEEENLKKQNELLRNAQQIFKALGLFYDGVYEGGEYPSSLDLLSSNIKELAHISPFSESLEEFSNRAEDIRINLEELCRDIRAYHDQIEFSPDELEKIQQRLETINHMKRKYGQSIEEILTYRDSLIIELDELLNSAERHSKLTEELKQEEETALSLAEKLSKQRNKTAKTLENDMVSILETLNMGKVSFSVSRKRTELSGNGVDEITFLISTNAGEPLKELMKIASGGEMSRIMLAFKTLFAKIDDIPTLIFDEIDAGISGRTAQVVGEKMAYVAKTHQVICITHLPQIAALAKNHYMIEKQLSKNKTKVCVNLLMGTERLYEVGRLLNGSVTEITLEHAKEMLENKGG; encoded by the coding sequence ATGCTGATTGAATTAGATATTAAGAACTTTGCGCTTATTGATCATATTACTCTTTCTTTTGATAAAGGCTTTACAGTGCTAACAGGAGAAACCGGTGCTGGAAAGTCTATTATCATTGATGCTGTTGCTTTATGTCTTGGTGGGCGTGGCGATAGAGGGTTAGTAAAATTTGGATCTGATAAAGCTCGTATTCAAGCGGTGTATGACGTTAATCATTGTCGTGAGGTTTTGGCAATTATGGAAGAATATGGGATTGAAGTTGACGAAGAAAGACAACTAATTGTTACCAGAGACTTATATTCTAATGGCAAAAGTATTTGTCGTATTAATGGACAAAACGTAACACAAAGTATATTAAAAAAAATTATGAGCCGCCTAATTAATATTTATGGTCAACATGAACACCAGTCTTTACTGGATCAAAGTGTTCATTGCCAAATATTAGATGATTATGGTGGTGAAAAAACAAAATCTCTTCTTAATGACTTTAAGAAGCATTTCCAGCGTATTGTTTCTCTCAAAAGAGAGTTGGAACGTTTGGGTATCAATGACCAAGAAAGAGCTAGACAATTAGATTTTTTGCGTACTCAAATTAGAGAAATTGATGAAGCGAATTTAATGGAAGCTGAAGAAGAAAACTTAAAAAAACAAAATGAGCTTTTAAGAAATGCTCAGCAGATATTTAAGGCGCTAGGCTTATTTTATGATGGAGTTTACGAAGGTGGGGAATATCCTTCTTCTCTAGATCTTTTGAGTAGTAATATAAAAGAACTAGCTCACATATCGCCGTTTAGTGAATCGCTAGAGGAATTTTCTAACCGAGCAGAGGATATACGAATTAATTTAGAAGAACTATGTAGGGATATTAGAGCATATCACGATCAGATAGAGTTTAGTCCAGATGAGCTTGAAAAGATTCAACAACGATTAGAAACAATTAATCATATGAAACGAAAATATGGACAATCCATAGAAGAGATATTAACATATCGTGATTCTTTGATCATTGAATTGGATGAATTACTCAATAGCGCTGAACGACATAGCAAATTAACTGAAGAATTAAAGCAGGAAGAAGAGACTGCTTTATCATTAGCTGAGAAACTGTCAAAACAGAGAAATAAAACAGCTAAAACTCTTGAAAATGACATGGTTTCTATTCTAGAAACATTAAATATGGGAAAAGTATCTTTTTCAGTTAGTCGAAAAAGAACAGAATTGAGCGGGAATGGAGTCGATGAAATAACCTTCTTAATATCAACAAATGCCGGTGAACCTTTAAAGGAACTAATGAAAATTGCTTCAGGTGGAGAAATGTCTCGAATTATGTTAGCTTTTAAAACATTATTTGCAAAAATCGATGATATACCTACCTTGATTTTTGATGAAATTGATGCGGGGATTAGCGGACGTACAGCACAAGTAGTTGGTGAAAAGATGGCTTATGTAGCCAAGACGCATCAAGTTATTTGTATCACACACCTGCCACAGATTGCTGCATTAGCAAAAAACCACTATATGATTGAAAAGCAACTATCTAAAAACAAAACAAAAGTTTGTGTTAATTTACTTATGGGCACTGAGCGTTTGTATGAAGTAGGAAGATTATTGAATGGATCAGTAACAGAGATTACGTTAGAGCACGCTAAAGAAATGCTTGAAAATAAAGGAGGCTAA
- the xerD gene encoding site-specific tyrosine recombinase XerD: protein MIHLLEDFSNFLITKRNLSKNTALSYKRDIKQLIQFLEKRNISSPKDVNHTTLINYSMMMEREGRAPSTIARSIVSIRCFFHFLTSHNHISNNPATDLETPKNEKKAPESLTTKDIELLLSQPDINTFKGSRDRAMLEILYATGIRVTELISLSSDDINLAVGFITCKSSKGKSRVIPLGKQAIGSLKDYIDRFWSHKVCYHRETRLFLNLQGNPISRQGFWKIMKSYAISAGIGTEITPHTLRHSFATHLIENGADLRAVQKMMGHSDISTTQMYAQVIKSKVRDVYNKTHPRA, encoded by the coding sequence ATGATTCACTTGCTTGAAGACTTTTCTAACTTTTTAATAACAAAAAGAAATCTATCTAAAAACACGGCTTTATCCTATAAAAGAGACATTAAACAGCTCATTCAATTTTTAGAAAAAAGGAATATTTCCAGCCCTAAAGATGTTAATCACACTACTTTAATTAACTATAGTATGATGATGGAAAGAGAGGGAAGAGCACCTTCTACAATAGCTAGAAGCATTGTTAGCATCCGCTGCTTTTTTCACTTTTTAACCAGTCATAATCATATATCAAACAACCCAGCTACAGACTTAGAAACTCCTAAAAATGAGAAAAAAGCTCCAGAAAGCTTAACTACTAAAGACATTGAACTTCTGCTTTCTCAACCAGATATTAATACCTTTAAGGGATCCAGAGATCGAGCAATGCTGGAAATATTATACGCTACTGGTATACGAGTAACAGAACTTATTAGCTTATCATCAGATGATATTAATTTAGCTGTAGGATTTATTACCTGTAAAAGTTCCAAAGGAAAATCCAGAGTAATTCCTTTGGGAAAACAGGCTATTGGTTCGCTGAAGGATTATATTGATAGATTTTGGAGTCACAAGGTTTGTTATCATAGAGAAACTAGACTTTTTTTAAATTTACAAGGTAATCCTATTTCTCGTCAGGGATTTTGGAAGATTATGAAATCCTATGCTATTAGTGCCGGTATTGGAACGGAAATCACACCACACACTTTAAGACATTCATTTGCAACGCATTTAATAGAAAATGGTGCTGATTTACGAGCTGTTCAAAAGATGATGGGACATTCTGATATTTCAACAACTCAAATGTACGCACAAGTAATTAAGTCTAAAGTGAGAGATGTGTATAATAAAACACATCCCAGAGCATAG
- a CDS encoding TlyA family RNA methyltransferase, translating to MKKKRIDLLLIEKGFFSSREKAKSALMAGLVKVNGELIEKVGTKIDEESDILVKESRMPYVSRGGLKLEKALQIFSLNLENRICLDIGASTGGFTDCMLQHKASSVIAIDVGYGQLDWRLRNDDRVTVMERTNIRYVTPEKLDELADFASIDVSFISLKLVLPAVFELIKPESYLVVLVKPQFEAGRDMVGKNGVVRDPSVHKQVIHRVVNECNQIDLKVLDLSFSPIKGPKGNVEFLLLLQKSTATTSKVNKEKIDLIVEQAHNDLP from the coding sequence ATGAAAAAAAAGCGTATTGACCTGCTACTAATTGAAAAAGGATTTTTTTCCAGTAGAGAAAAAGCTAAGAGCGCTCTTATGGCAGGGTTAGTAAAAGTTAATGGAGAATTAATTGAAAAAGTAGGGACTAAGATTGATGAGGAATCAGATATATTAGTAAAGGAAAGTCGTATGCCTTATGTCAGTCGCGGTGGATTGAAATTAGAAAAAGCACTGCAGATTTTTTCTTTGAATTTAGAAAACAGAATATGTCTGGATATTGGTGCATCAACAGGTGGATTTACTGATTGTATGCTACAACATAAAGCGAGTAGTGTTATAGCTATTGACGTAGGATATGGTCAATTAGATTGGAGATTACGTAATGATGATCGTGTAACTGTAATGGAAAGAACAAATATAAGATATGTTACGCCCGAAAAACTTGACGAATTAGCTGATTTTGCCTCAATCGATGTTTCTTTTATATCTCTTAAGCTTGTTTTGCCAGCGGTGTTTGAATTGATAAAACCAGAATCCTATTTGGTTGTCTTAGTAAAACCTCAGTTTGAAGCAGGAAGAGATATGGTAGGTAAAAATGGAGTGGTCAGAGATCCTTCTGTGCATAAACAAGTGATCCATCGAGTAGTAAATGAATGTAACCAGATTGACCTTAAAGTACTTGATTTATCTTTTTCCCCCATAAAAGGTCCTAAAGGAAACGTAGAATTTTTATTATTGCTCCAAAAGAGCACAGCGACAACGTCAAAAGTAAATAAAGAAAAAATCGATTTAATCGTTGAGCAAGCTCATAATGATCTTCCGTAA